One window of the Pyxicephalus adspersus chromosome 5, UCB_Pads_2.0, whole genome shotgun sequence genome contains the following:
- the PPP1R17 gene encoding protein phosphatase 1 regulatory subunit 17: MSTEFVPPLDISEDILDKREQHCKLLENLSEQLIRNCDLQKKSRSGKNSQISTMQNEMDQKQPRRKDTPALHKPPFVPDFSEILLKKFDEIEIQQTTRISPLPIKEPNVMKPRRKDTPALHISPLLPGGKLLKEDSGTIIMESEENDG; this comes from the exons ATGTCAACAGAATTTGTGCCGCCACTGGATATCTCAGAAGACATATTGGATAAACGAGAACAGCACTGTAAGCTTTTAG AAAACCTATCTGAACAACTGATAAGGAACTGTGATCTCCAGAAAAAATCAAGAAGTggaaaaaacagccaaatttcaacAATGCAGAATGAAATGGATCAAAAACAGCCTAGAAGAAAAGATACTCCAGCCTTACACAAGCCACCATTTGTACCAG atttttcagAAATACTTTTAAAGAAGTTTGATGAAATAGAGATACAACAAACAACTAGAATCTCCCCTCTTCCTATTAAAGAGCCAAATGTGATGAAACCTAGAAGAAAAGACACTCCTGCACTTCACATATCACCACTTCTCCCAG GtggaaaacttttaaaagaagacaGCGGAACCATAATTATGGAGAGTGAAGAAAATGATGGATGA